The following coding sequences are from one Clostridia bacterium window:
- a CDS encoding ATP-binding cassette domain-containing protein: MKTVMEVKDLLLLQDRDPLLNIPHFRLQAGEVLGIMGPSGSGKSILIKTLGLLHPPTQGSIILFGETVNYRPAQLLPLRRRLALVFQEPLLFDATVWDNVALGLKLRKTPKSLIRDKVEEYLTLLGIGSLAQRHPQSLSTLETCRVNLAQGLVLEPDILLLDDPLAPLDQASRLKLLEELAEIIHQKHLTTIYATSDYSELFLMAHRAMLLYRGSVIQEGTVGEVMDSPRSAQAASLVGVDNIIPGYVGTVSEDEVEFRPLGTELRLYGTPRDSGLDEAYALIRSEEIELDVFPGPQWNAVGGTVTRVHPQGTQTKIHLDCGFPLVVTLPNRKFYFKRYQPGQEVTAVFDPARTLIVRKTPK, translated from the coding sequence ATGAAGACAGTGATGGAAGTAAAGGACCTGCTGCTCCTGCAAGACCGGGATCCCCTGTTAAATATCCCCCACTTCCGGCTACAAGCCGGGGAAGTGCTGGGGATCATGGGGCCAAGCGGTTCAGGCAAGAGTATATTAATCAAAACCTTGGGACTGTTACATCCGCCTACCCAGGGCTCTATCATCCTTTTCGGGGAGACGGTGAATTACCGGCCTGCCCAACTGCTCCCTTTAAGGCGCAGGCTGGCCCTGGTGTTTCAAGAGCCGCTCCTCTTCGATGCAACGGTCTGGGACAATGTAGCCCTGGGGCTCAAACTGCGCAAGACCCCCAAAAGCTTGATCCGGGATAAAGTAGAAGAGTATTTGACCCTCTTAGGCATCGGCTCCCTGGCCCAGCGGCACCCGCAAAGCCTGTCCACCCTGGAAACTTGCCGGGTGAACCTGGCCCAGGGGCTGGTGCTGGAACCGGACATACTGCTTTTGGATGATCCCCTGGCTCCTCTGGATCAGGCTTCCCGGCTGAAATTGCTGGAAGAACTGGCGGAAATCATCCATCAAAAGCACCTCACCACCATCTACGCTACCAGTGACTACAGCGAGCTGTTTCTCATGGCCCATCGCGCCATGCTCCTTTACCGGGGCTCCGTTATTCAAGAGGGAACCGTGGGGGAGGTGATGGATTCCCCCCGGAGCGCCCAAGCAGCGTCCCTGGTGGGGGTGGACAATATCATCCCCGGTTACGTGGGCACCGTGTCGGAGGACGAGGTGGAGTTTCGGCCGCTGGGTACCGAACTGCGGCTGTACGGCACCCCCAGGGACTCCGGTCTGGACGAAGCCTACGCCCTCATTCGCTCCGAGGAAATCGAGCTGGACGTTTTTCCCGGTCCCCAGTGGAATGCTGTCGGCGGCACCGTCACCAGGGTGCACCCCCAAGGTACCCAGACCAAGATCCACCTGGACTGCGGGTTTCCCCTGGTAGTCACCCTGCCCAACCGGAAATTCTATTTCAAAAGGTACCAGCCGGGGCAGGA